A window of Nonomuraea angiospora genomic DNA:
TCTGGACGAGTACCGTGCGGAGCTGAGCGCCTGGACGACGCCCCAGGTCGCCGACGTGGTGATCAAGGAGTCCGCCGCCGCTGTCGACCGGCCCATGCCCCCCACGGACACGGTCGAGAAGGTCACCGGCCGGCCCGCCCGCACGTACGGCGAGTGGGCGCGCGACCACGCCTCGGTCTTCCGCGACGAGTCCTCGTGATCGTGGCCGGGGCCGTCAGGAGCCCTTGACCAGCGTGAACGCGCCACGGGTCAGCCCCAGCTGCTCCGACTGCGTCCGCGCCTGGTCGAACGGGGTCTTCGGATCGATCGCCAGGGTCGTCACCACGAACGACCTCCCGTCCGCCGCCCTGGCGAGGTAACCCAGGTCGCTCACCCCGGGCTCCGACCCGCCCTTGAACCAGACCGACGGCCACTGGGACCTGTCCAGCGCGAGGCCCGCGTCGCTGATCGACAGGGCCTCGCCGACGTGATTGTCGGTCAGCTTCGACAGCCGGGCGAAGGCCTGGCACACCTGGGCGGGGGAGGCGTACCACTCGAGCGTGTCCAGCTCGCGCGGCGCGGTCCACCCGGCGACGCGGGACAGCGGGACCTTGGCGACCACCCTGTCCAGATAGGCCCGCTTCCCGGCCGTTCCCAGCGACAGGTACTTCCTGGCGTGCCGCGGATAGCCGGCGCCCTTGAGCACGAACATCTCCCGCGTGGTGAGCCAGGGCCTGTCGCGCCGGTCGCGGGCGCCCCAGGCCCGCGCGGTACGCTCGACGTTCTTGCGGCCGGCCCGGTGGATGAGCAGGTCGGCGGCGGTGTTGTCGCTGATGGAGATCATCAGCGTGGCGGCCTCCAGCACCGACACCTTGCTGCCGTCCGGGCGGTTCTGCAGCTCGCCCGACCCCAGGCTCTTCAGCTCCGGCGTGATCGCGAGCTTGGTGTCCCATCCGAACGCCCCGCTCGCGATCCGCTCGGCCACGGCCCCCAGCACGTAGAGCTTGAACATGGAGCCGAGCGGGCGCGCCGTACCAGGGGCGACGGAGTGCACGGGGCGGCAGGCCCCGTCCCCGGTCACCTCGGCGGCGATGAAGCCGGCCCGCGGCGCGAGCCGGCTCAATCGCTGGTCCAGCTCCGCCCAGTCCTTGGGCGCGGGGGCGGCGTGGGGGCGGAACAGCAGTCCGCTGACGAGGCCGGCGCCGTCCGTCGTGAGCGACAGGTCGAACAGGACGCCGGCCGCCTCGACCGTGGCGACGAGCAGGGCGCTCTCCGACCTGGTGAGCTCCTGGAACCGCATGCCCTTGAAGGCGGTCAGGGTCTGGTTCAGCCGGTCGGCGGGGACGTTCTGGAGGAACTCGGCGGCGAAGTGCTGCCTCAGCTCGCTCTCCGGGATCGGCGGGCGCTGGGCGGCGTCAAGCAGCCAGCGCAACTGCCTGCCCGCGGGCGTGTCGGGGATCTCGGGCGCGGCGACGGCGGTGGCCTGCACGGGCGCGGTCTGACCCGCGCAGACCGCCGTCATCGTGGCCGCGACGGCTGCCGCCGTCAGAAAGCGGACGGGTTTGTTGTTTCTCATGGTGCTCAGGCAATCGCGGCGGGGTCATGGCGGGCCACCATGGGAGCCCCCGTTCCGGCTGGTGGGGATGGCCGTACGAAATATGCGGATAACCTCATAGCCCTCTCGCCGATCACTCGCGACGATGGGGGCTTATGGGTTCGAGGCTGGTGGCCGGGGTACTGGCGACGGGCGCGGCCGCCGGCATCGTGGCGAACGTGATCATCACGAGCCGCATCACGGCAAGCCGCGGCGTCCCCCTCCCCGTGACCGAATGGGTGTTCATGGTGGTAGCGCTGCTCATGCCCGCGCTGGGCTGGTTGCTGGCCACCCGGCGTCCGGAGCTGCGGTACGGCTGGCTGCTCCTGCTCTGCGCGCTCTTCCTGGGCGTCGGTCTGACCGGCTCGGGGTTGTCGATCACGGGCGCGGTGCCGCTCTGGCTGTCCGCCCCGCTCTCCTCCGTCCTCGCTCTCTTCTACGGCCTGAACTGGATCTTCGTCCCCCTGCTCTTCCCCGAAGGACGGCTGCCCTCGCGGCGCTGGCGCGCGTTCGCGTGGATCTCCGGTATCGCGATCGCCCTGCATGCCGTGGGGAACACGCTGAGCGGCGGCGTCGCGCGCGGGCCGACGCGGATCCTGGAGTCGACGCTCACCCTGGTCGGCCTCCTGTCGTCGGCCGCCGGCCAGCTCGTCACGTGGATCATGGCGACGCTCGGGTTCTGCGGGCTCGTGCTCCGCCTGGGGCGCAGCGCGCGGGTCGAGCGCCGGCAGTACGCCTGGATGGTCGGGGGCGTGGCCGTGAGCCTGCTGGGTGGCGTCGCCCAGATGGCGTTCCTCACGAGGGTGCCGATGCTCGCGCTGCTCGGGACGGTGGCCATGACGGGGGCGCTGCCCGTCGCGATCGGGGTCACCGTGGTCCGCCACCGGCTGCTCGACATCGGGATCGGCATCCGGGGCTCCCGCCTGCACCTGATCTTCGATGTGCGGCCGACGGTGGACGAGGTGCTGTCCGACCTCGGCACCGCGCTGGAGGGCGCGCCCGAGCCCGCGGAGCAGCTCGGCCGGGTGGCCGCGGCCGTACGCACCGCGTTGGAGGCCACCTGGGCGGCCGTGACTCTGGCGGACGGCACCCGCGTGGTCGCCGGTCGGCAGGAGGGCCCCGCGACGCTGACGGTGCCGGTGCACGGAGGGCTCGGCCGGATCGAGTGCGGCCCCCGAGGCGTGGGCGGGCTGACGCGCGTGGACCGGCGGCTCCTGGAGGCGCTGGCCGTGCCGGCCGGGCTGGCCATCCAGAGCGCCGGCCTGGCCGCCCGCCTGGTCAACGCCCAGGAGGCGGAACGCCGGCGCATCGAACGCAACATCCACGACGGCGTTCAGCAGCAGCTCGTCGCCCTCATCGCCGGTCTGGAGCTGGCCCGCTCCACCGGCGCGAGCCCCGACATGCTCGCCCACCTGCGCGAACAGGCCCGCCAGACGCTCGCCGACCTGCGCGAGCTGGCGGCCGGCATCCACCCGTCGGCCCTCGGACAGGGCGGCCTGGTGGAGGCGGTGGAGGAACGCTGCTCCCGCCTGCCCGTTCACACGACGGTGACCTCGGACCCCGGGCTGCGAACCAGGCGGTTCGCGGACGAGGTCGAGGGCGCGATGTACTTCACCGTCAACGAGGCCGTCGCCAACGCGCTCAAACACGCGGGTGCCGCCACCATAGAGGTGGGCCTGTCGCACGCGGGCGGCCGCCTGCGCGCCACGGTCGCCGACGACGGCAAGGGTTTCGACCCTGGGGCCACCGCCCGCAGGGGGCTGGCCACGCTGTCCGACCGGCTGGACGCGCTCGGCGGCGGGCTCGACCTCGACAGCTCGCCGGGAAAGGGGACACTGGTGAAGGCGTGGGTGCCGGTCGATGGGTGAGCGGATCCGTACGGTGGTCGCCGACGACCACTACCTCGTACGCGAGGGCACCCGGCAACTGCTCGACATGTCGGGCGAGATCACGGTCGTCGGCGCGGTCGGCAACGCCGACGAGCTCCTCGACGCCGTCCGCCGCCTCGGCCCCGACGTCGTGGTCACCGACATCCGGATGCCGGGCGGCGACTGGCGGCCCGGCTTCGAGGGCATCGACGCCGCCCACCGCATCAGGGCCGCGCATCCAGGGGTGGGGGTCGTGGTGCTGTCGCAGTTCGCGGACGCGTTGTTCGCGTTCGAGCTGTTCAAGCACGGCACCGAAGGCTACGCCTACCTGCTCAAGGATCGGGTCGGAGACCTGGACGAGCTGCTGGGGGCCATCAGGGCGGTGGCCTGCGGCGGCTCCGTCATCGACCCGAAGGTCGTGGAGGGCCTGCTGGCCAGGCGCGACGTCCGCGGCCGGCCGGAGGCGCTGACCGGACGCGAACGCGACGTGCTCCGGGAGATGGCGCGCGGCCGCTCCAACTCGGCCATCGCCAGGGCGCTTCATCTGTCGATCTCGTCGGTGGAGAAGAACGTCAACGCCATTTTCACGAAACTGGGGCTGGAGAACAGCGGGGACGTGCACCGGAGGGTGGCGGCGGTCCTCGCCTACCTCGGCCCCGATCGATAGGCGCGGGCGACTGTGCTGCCACGATGATCCACTCCCTGCCGTTACCCGGCGCGCTGTCGGCGACCCTGCTCCTGGTCGCGGTCACCGCCGCGCCCGCCGCCGCCCCCGGCCGCTCGGCGACCACGACGTGAACGTGCCCGCCGCCGGCGTCGTGCTGCACGAACGAGACGGCCCGTGGCGGGTGACCGCCTCCAGCAAGGAGGTGTCGTCGTCGCATCGCGCCGCCTGATCACCACCGTCGGGTTCGTGATCGTGGACCCCGCCACCGGTGCCTCGAAGGCCGTCACCACCCGCGGTGTCGAAGGGAACGCGGTCTTCCAGTGGACCCCGGACGGCCGATACCTGGCTGCCGACTTCTGGGACCAGGAGTGAGCCTGTCGATGGAGGCGTCGACTTCTGGGCCATCACGCGGGTGCTGGCGACGTTCTCCGCGAAGGCCAACCGGGACTGGGTGGATCTGGTCTACACGCCCGACCTGTGACTCGGAGCACGGCTCACTACCATGGGTAGTCATGGAGTTGACGGAGCGATTCGAGTGGCGTGGGAGGCAGATCGCCTGGGGCCGCGCCGGCACTGGTCCGGCCGTGGTGTTCTGTCATGGCACGCCGTTCTCGTCGGCGTTGTGGCAGCCGTTCGCCGACGCCCTGAGCCGCGACTTCACCGTCTACCTGTGGGACATGCCCGGCTATGGCCTGTCGTCCAAGCATGCCGAGCATCCCGTGGACTTCGGCGCGCAGGCCGAGGCGTTCGCGGCGCTGCTCGCGCACTGGGGGCTGGAGCGGCCGCACGTGGTCGCCCACGACTTCGGCGGTGCCGTGTCCCTGCGCACCCACCTGATCCTGGGCGTGGACTACGCCTCGCTCATGCTCGTCGACGTCGTGGCCATCCCGCCCAGCGGCTCGCCCTTCTTCAAGTTCGTGCAGGACCATCCTGACGTCCTGGGGCAGTTGCCGGCCTACATCCACACCGCCATCGTGCGGGCCTACATTCAGGGCGCGAGCCATCGCGGCCTGCGCGACGACGATCTCGACGCCCTCGTGCGGCCGTGGACGGGGGAGGAGGGCCAGCCGGCCTTCTACCGGCAGATCGCCCACTACGACGAGGGCTTCCTCGAAGAGAACGAGGAGGCGCTGGGCCGCGTCGGCATTCCCGTGCGGATCCTGTGGGGCACCTGCGACGCGTGGATCCCCACCGAGATCGGCCGGCGGCTGCAGGGCCTGATCCCCGGCGCGGAGCTGTCGCTGATCGAGGCCGCCGGTCACCTGGTCCACCACGACGCTCCCGTCCCGCTCATGGACGAGATCCGCGCCTGGCTCACGGCCGGCTGAGGCGCCGGCCGTGTGAATCTACAATGTAAAGGCGCCGGGACGGGAGGCCGCGGCCACGTCGATCTCTCCAAGTGACCGCAGGCGACGAAGAACGAACGGCGCCGGTCAGGCCGATCCCGCGAGCAGGGAAGTCGCGGCCAGCTCCTGCCGGTGCAGGCGGGCCTGTTTGGGCATGTTCCAGCCGAGTACGCCGGTGACCCGGCCGTCGTGGCGGTAGACGGCGACGAAGCGGCGCTCGGCCACGGAGCCCTCCGCGATGGAGACCTCGGCGTCCGGGGACGGCATCCCGTGTACGTGGATCTTGGCGTCGAACTGGTCGGTCCAGAAGTAGGGGATCGGGGTGTAGGGGCGGTCGTCGCCGAGGATGTTGCCGGCGACGGCGATCGCCTGTTCGGTGGCGTTGGTCCGGTTCTCCAGCCGGAGCGACCTGCCCAGCGTCTCGTGGTGCCAGCGGGCCACGTCGCCGACCGCGTAGACGCCTTCCGCCGCGCGGCAGCGGGAGTCGCACACCACCCCGTTGTCCAGGTCGAGCCCGCTGGTGGCGAGCCAGTCCGTGACCGGGGCGGCGCCGAAGGCCACCACGACGACGTCGGCCGGCAGCACGTCGCCGGTCTCCAGGCGTACCCCGGTGACGCGGCCGTGCCGTTCGGTCAGGCCGCCGGCCGCGGCGCCGAGCCGCAGCTCGACCCCGCGCTCGGTGTGCAGGTCGGCGAGCAGTCCCGCGGCCGGTTGGCCGAGCTGGCAGGCCAGCGGCGCCGGTTGAGGGCCGGCCAGGGTGACGTTTACGCCCATGCCGCACGCGGTGGCGGCGATCTCGGCGCCGAGCACGCCGTCCCCGACGACCACCAGGCGCGTGCAGGACAGCAGGTCTTCTCGCAGCGCGAGCGCGTCGTCGAGCGTGCGCAGCACGTGGACGCCGGCCAGTCCGGCCTGGCCCGGCAGCGTGCGGGGGCGCAGCCCGGTGGCGACCACCACCGCGTCCGCGCTCAGCACGCGTCCCGACGCCGTGCGCACGGTACGGGACGGGACGTCCAGCCCGGTCGCCGGGTCGCCGAGCAGGAACTCCGCGTTCAACGCGGACAGGGCGGCCGGGGGTCGCAGCCGGGCTCGCTCGGGCTCCCAGCCGCCGGACAGGATCTGCTTGGACAGCGGGGGCCGGTCGTAGGGCGGGTGGGGTTCGGCGCCCAGGACGGTCACCCGGCCCGCGTACCCCTTGCGGCGCAGGGCTTCCACGGTGGCCAGGCCGGCGGCGGAGGCGCCGGCCACGAGCACGTGGTCCGGGGTGGTCATGCGTCCTCGCCCACGGAGCCCACGGAGATCGCCGCTCCGGGGCAGACGTCGGCGGCCTCGCGGACGGCCGGGTGGAGCTCCGCGGGCGGCCGCTCGTTGAGCAGGATGACGATCCCGTCGTCGTCTCGCTGGTCGAACACGTCCGGCGCGACGAGCACGCACGTGCCGGCGCCGCAGCATTTGTCCTGATCAATGGTGATCTTCACGGTTTCGTCTTCCTTCCCCGCGGGTTAAATCAGTCGCTTGATTTAAATTAAATCACATGATTGAGTTGAGTGAGTGTGAGGTTCCCTACGGGGAGGAGAGGGCGATGGCGGGCAGGGCCGCGCGGCCCGAGCGGGGGAGCGCGACGCGGGAGTTGATCCTGGCCACCGCGGAGCGGCTGTTCGCCGAGTACGGGGTGCAGGCGGTGTCCAACCGCCAGATCAGCGAGGCCGCGGGGCAGGGCAACAGCGCCGCGGTGGGCTACCACTTCGGCGCGAAGGCCGACCTGGTCCGCGCGATCGCGCGCAGGCACGCCGACGAGATGGAGCAGCTGCGGGCGTGGATGGTCGCCGAGGCCGCGGGCTCGGTGGACGTACGCGACTGGGTGGCCTGCCTGGTGCGCCCGTTCACCCGGCACCTGGAGGCGCAGGGCAGCCCCACCTGGTACGCCCGGTTCCGCGCGCAGGTGATGGCCGATCCGGCGCTCTACCAGATCACGGTCGAGGAATTCCTGCCGTCGCCCTCGCTGCGGCTGCTCGTGGACGGTCTGAACCGGTGCGTGAGCGACCTGCCGGCCACCGTGCGGGAGGAGCGCTGGGCCATGGCGCGTCACGTGATCGTGCACATGTGCGTCGAGCGGGAGCGCGCCCTCGCCGAGGGCGCCTCCACCCTCCATCCGAGCTGGGACGACCTCGCCACCAGCCTGATCGACGCGATCGCCGGACTGTGGCAGGCCC
This region includes:
- a CDS encoding alpha/beta fold hydrolase, whose amino-acid sequence is MELTERFEWRGRQIAWGRAGTGPAVVFCHGTPFSSALWQPFADALSRDFTVYLWDMPGYGLSSKHAEHPVDFGAQAEAFAALLAHWGLERPHVVAHDFGGAVSLRTHLILGVDYASLMLVDVVAIPPSGSPFFKFVQDHPDVLGQLPAYIHTAIVRAYIQGASHRGLRDDDLDALVRPWTGEEGQPAFYRQIAHYDEGFLEENEEALGRVGIPVRILWGTCDAWIPTEIGRRLQGLIPGAELSLIEAAGHLVHHDAPVPLMDEIRAWLTAG
- a CDS encoding serine hydrolase, which codes for MRNNKPVRFLTAAAVAATMTAVCAGQTAPVQATAVAAPEIPDTPAGRQLRWLLDAAQRPPIPESELRQHFAAEFLQNVPADRLNQTLTAFKGMRFQELTRSESALLVATVEAAGVLFDLSLTTDGAGLVSGLLFRPHAAPAPKDWAELDQRLSRLAPRAGFIAAEVTGDGACRPVHSVAPGTARPLGSMFKLYVLGAVAERIASGAFGWDTKLAITPELKSLGSGELQNRPDGSKVSVLEAATLMISISDNTAADLLIHRAGRKNVERTARAWGARDRRDRPWLTTREMFVLKGAGYPRHARKYLSLGTAGKRAYLDRVVAKVPLSRVAGWTAPRELDTLEWYASPAQVCQAFARLSKLTDNHVGEALSISDAGLALDRSQWPSVWFKGGSEPGVSDLGYLARAADGRSFVVTTLAIDPKTPFDQARTQSEQLGLTRGAFTLVKGS
- a CDS encoding sensor histidine kinase; translated protein: MGSRLVAGVLATGAAAGIVANVIITSRITASRGVPLPVTEWVFMVVALLMPALGWLLATRRPELRYGWLLLLCALFLGVGLTGSGLSITGAVPLWLSAPLSSVLALFYGLNWIFVPLLFPEGRLPSRRWRAFAWISGIAIALHAVGNTLSGGVARGPTRILESTLTLVGLLSSAAGQLVTWIMATLGFCGLVLRLGRSARVERRQYAWMVGGVAVSLLGGVAQMAFLTRVPMLALLGTVAMTGALPVAIGVTVVRHRLLDIGIGIRGSRLHLIFDVRPTVDEVLSDLGTALEGAPEPAEQLGRVAAAVRTALEATWAAVTLADGTRVVAGRQEGPATLTVPVHGGLGRIECGPRGVGGLTRVDRRLLEALAVPAGLAIQSAGLAARLVNAQEAERRRIERNIHDGVQQQLVALIAGLELARSTGASPDMLAHLREQARQTLADLRELAAGIHPSALGQGGLVEAVEERCSRLPVHTTVTSDPGLRTRRFADEVEGAMYFTVNEAVANALKHAGAATIEVGLSHAGGRLRATVADDGKGFDPGATARRGLATLSDRLDALGGGLDLDSSPGKGTLVKAWVPVDG
- a CDS encoding NAD(P)/FAD-dependent oxidoreductase, which encodes MTTPDHVLVAGASAAGLATVEALRRKGYAGRVTVLGAEPHPPYDRPPLSKQILSGGWEPERARLRPPAALSALNAEFLLGDPATGLDVPSRTVRTASGRVLSADAVVVATGLRPRTLPGQAGLAGVHVLRTLDDALALREDLLSCTRLVVVGDGVLGAEIAATACGMGVNVTLAGPQPAPLACQLGQPAAGLLADLHTERGVELRLGAAAGGLTERHGRVTGVRLETGDVLPADVVVVAFGAAPVTDWLATSGLDLDNGVVCDSRCRAAEGVYAVGDVARWHHETLGRSLRLENRTNATEQAIAVAGNILGDDRPYTPIPYFWTDQFDAKIHVHGMPSPDAEVSIAEGSVAERRFVAVYRHDGRVTGVLGWNMPKQARLHRQELAATSLLAGSA
- a CDS encoding ferredoxin, which produces MKITIDQDKCCGAGTCVLVAPDVFDQRDDDGIVILLNERPPAELHPAVREAADVCPGAAISVGSVGEDA
- a CDS encoding TetR/AcrR family transcriptional regulator, producing the protein MAGRAARPERGSATRELILATAERLFAEYGVQAVSNRQISEAAGQGNSAAVGYHFGAKADLVRAIARRHADEMEQLRAWMVAEAAGSVDVRDWVACLVRPFTRHLEAQGSPTWYARFRAQVMADPALYQITVEEFLPSPSLRLLVDGLNRCVSDLPATVREERWAMARHVIVHMCVERERALAEGASTLHPSWDDLATSLIDAIAGLWQAPVTPRP
- a CDS encoding response regulator transcription factor, with the translated sequence MGERIRTVVADDHYLVREGTRQLLDMSGEITVVGAVGNADELLDAVRRLGPDVVVTDIRMPGGDWRPGFEGIDAAHRIRAAHPGVGVVVLSQFADALFAFELFKHGTEGYAYLLKDRVGDLDELLGAIRAVACGGSVIDPKVVEGLLARRDVRGRPEALTGRERDVLREMARGRSNSAIARALHLSISSVEKNVNAIFTKLGLENSGDVHRRVAAVLAYLGPDR